The nucleotide window AGCATGATTCTCGGGCTAACAAAGTATCATCGGATATCATGGTAAACTATTAATGCAAACCATAAGCAGCAGTGTTCTTTGAATATGGCCCTGTGCTTTTCACCTTGTAacatatttaattttgaacAATGGGTTCGGGCAGTCGAACTGGAGACTTCTTTCAGCGCGAGGAAGAAACGCTCTACTACATTGTCCTACGTATAAAAAAGGTTGATTGTTAACGTTTCTCTTTTTCTGCTGAACTATTCAAGCAGGTGCAGGTCCTTTTTCTGAAAAACAGAGGTTaaccaataaaagaaaaaaaagaaaaaagaagaagctaatTCCAAGTGCTTATCAGTTAATTCCATGTGTGAGCGAATAATTTGGAGGAAAAAGCCAACTGGATAAAGATGATTCATGagatacaaaaatacaatgacgtggattttaagataagaaataaataaagaaatgacAAAGATTCCATGGTTGTGTTCTGTTCTGCGAGTGTCTTTTCTTTCCAAGCAAAACCAACACATAGTAGTTTTTAGTATTATATCATTTCATTTGCTAAGCAGAGTCATTGTTTGCAAGTGCTAAGCATGGCAATCTTCTACAGAGTGAGGTCACTGAATTATGTTTCCAAATGCTTTTCCTCAATCAACGCTCTTTATCTTCAGTCTCCAATACGCAGATTTTATTCAGAACAAGCCACGTCTCATTTTGAGGTAAAgctctgatttttctcatctTCAAGTGAAACTGGTATGGTAGATGCTTTTACctttgaagatgaagatccCAGAAAAAGAAGTGTTTGATGTAAAATTGAAAGTTTTTGATATAAGTTGAAAAACTGAAACCCCACTAATTCAGGCTGCTTTGAGTTGTGTTATATTAATTCTCAACTGGGTCCCTGAGAAAATTAATGAAACAAAATTCTgttctttaaattaaatttacatTTGCAAGCCTGTTTACACCAATTCTCAGTTgggtttttgaaaattttatggaCTAGTTCATTGCTTTTGTTTCTGATGTCAGGTTATCACTTGTTTTAGAACACAGAAACATTTTGCAGATATCTACTGTTATAGTGGATTTTTGTGAGTCCTGTACATTAATATTGTCTGAATGATGAATTGCAGAGTGTTGGGTTTGTAGGACTGGGAAATATGGGATCCAGAATGGCAAATAATCTAATTAAGGCTGGATACCGAGTAGCTGTTCATGACATGTAATGTATTTATACCTTTTTTTACGAACTATCTGGATCTCAGTCAATTATACATATCTTTTAGTGATGAGTAATCAAAAGTATCAAATATCTAAGGCAATGCTAATCCCAGTCTTATTTATGTAGAAAGGGGCATCACCATGTTTTTAATGGTGATTTAGAATCAGGCAGTTATGTTGCTGAAAAGTTTGCTCTGTTCATATCTGATGTAAAATAATGATGCCACAtcggattttttattttgattttagaaACTGCAATGCTATGAAGAAGTTCTCTGACATGGGAgttgaaacaaaagaaaccccTTTAGAAGTTGCAGAAGCTAGTGATGTTGTAATCACAATGCTGCCTTCCTCATCTCATGTGAGTTTCTTAGTTTATGTCATCCTCTTCATAGGTATAGATtccattttttgaaaaaattaagttttcaTGGTCTTCCATTATTTTCTAAGCCTATAGTCAGAGCCAACTTGAATTTAGTGCCCCGAAGGAATCATCTTTTGATGTTTTCATTGCTGTTTTATTCATTCACTTATTAAGCTCTATATTCTGGAAAGTTTAATTCAACTGTTGCTAAAACTTTCATCAAAGATTTATAGGATATGTGAAGATTCAGATtgtagttttcaattttgaggttttcttcttccaaatgAACTGTTCAATGTGAACTTTGTTTCCCCAAATGCAGGTATATGATGTTTATACTGGACCTAATGGCTTGCTTCATGGAGGGGAATTGCGACCATGGTTATTAATAGATTCATCTACTATCGATCCGCAAACATCGAGAAAGCTTTCTCTTGCTGTGTCTAACTGTACTTTGAAGGAGAAAAGAGGTACAATAGTAGACTTTTAATTTGTCTGCTTGTCAGTTTCTGCTCAATCTAccattacatttttttaaatatcaaaCGGTTGAGGTTGTGGAAAAATGCAATTTTTCCCTtcatttgtttaaaaaaaagtatttaaagaaattttctTCTAACtgatttgttatattttattttgtgtagATTATGCGAAGAAGCCTGCCATGTTGGATGCTCCTGTATCTGGAGGTGTTCTTGCTGCAGAAGCTGGGACTCTTACTTTCATGGTATAATTTCAGTTTTGGCATCCAAAGTCAGTAGATGTAAGTCTGATGTAGTTATCTcgaagagagaaaaacatgCATCCCTAAAGTTGGGGTTTTTCTTCAGTATTAAATTGTTAAAGGGTTGCAAAACTAAGTTTGACAGAAGGCTCCCTTCCTATTTGGCTTTATGGAAGTAAAGAAGCTGAGTTTCTTGATCTAGATTTCTAGTTTCATTTATGAGAGACACTAATTTACTGTTCAATATATTTCCTAGgtgttgttttcttcttgccATTCCTAGTTATCATATGCACATAAACAGGATATATGCTTTTAGAGGATGAGGAGGAATTGTACCTAGGGTGTGATATCTAACTTGTGAGTCATAAATCATGATCAAGAGATAGCATGTCTGCAGGTTGGTGGCTCTGAGGAAGCTTATCTAGCTGCAAAATCTTTATTCCTTTCAATAGGCAAGAACACAGTTTTTTGTGGTGGACCAGGAAATGGTTCAGTAAGTTCTCACGTCTTTACTGCACCAAAAATACTATATCTTCAGCTTTCTGAGAATTTTCATGCTACTACCTGAATTTGTTGCAGAGTATTTGACATCTTTAGTTGTTTGCTATATAGGCAGCAAAGATCTGCAATAATTTGGCAATGGCTATTAGTATGCTTGGTGTCTCAGAATCGGTTGCCCTTGGCCAGTCTCTGGGAATTTCCGCCAGTACTTTGACAAGAGTACTCAACTCTTCCAGTGGTCGCTGTTGGAGTAGGTATAGTTGAAATACACCATACATTGTAGCTTAGGGAACTTTTGCATATTTGTAGTCACATAAAGGTTACTCTTGTAATCTATGTTCAATAGTATTCAATTACACAGTTAGAGAAAAGATCATGCTCTCattctaccaaaaatacctGCACACACAAATATATGGGGAATATCTTCAAGCTTTGGTTCATATTTGGGTAAGGTTTTGTGTTTCCAATTGGTTTATTATACGTAACACTGAGAACATGGCATGCATGATCACAGTGATAGTTATAATCCAGTTCCTGGAGTGATGGAAGGGGTGCCCTCTTCGAGGAACTATGATGGTGGGTTCGCATCAAAACTTATGGTAAGTTAGTTTGATCCTGTATGTCAAACATGATCTAGTGGTGCAATTTCTGTTTGTTATGGTCTCCATTGGGCAGTTTGCTTTCTCTTTGGTCTGTGCAGGCCTTAACACATTGCTTATGAGCCTTACAGGAAATTTCAAGGCCTCAAAAACATTTTTTAGGGTACTGAGATGAGAATTGATGATTGTATTCTATAAATTGCAGGCTAAAGATCTAAACCTTGGTGCAACATCAGCCAAAGAGGTTGGCCTTAAATGCCCATTGACATCCCAAGCACAAGAGATGTAATTCATTCACTCTCTTTCTGAGCCTATTTCTGTGGCTCATATAACTTTCATATCTAATTATCATAAACTAAACTCGTGTTGTGCAGATACACAGAGCTTTGTGAGGATGGTCATGAAACCGAAGACTTCTCGTGCGTTTTCCGTCATTATTACTCGGGAAAGAATGAGACTTAGTCTGTAAATGTCCAAATATTGAGAAACTGAAATAATATTGATGTTTTCATGCCTTGAAACTATTCAAGTTGTGGTCTTGTTAGCCATTGTATACTAGTGTTTGAAAAATTGGCCTAAGGGGCGCCTAGGTGCTAGGCGGGAGGACACCGCCGCGATTTCGTCCTAATCGTTTAGGGGTAGGCGCCAGAGTTAGGCGGGTCGGGTGGCACTCTTCTCGACCCAACCTTATTTCATAGGCGCGCAAAAGGAGATGATGGTGGCAGAGAAAGGAGAGACGATGGGAGGCGATGGAGGCAGAGAGGTGAGAGATAAGTGAGGATAAGGGTTCGTCCAAAAAAAGTGAAGATAGGTTAGTGAAACGCTGTGTTTCACTTGTGGGTTGATATTTTAACAAGGTTCTCTTATGGATATGActcacatatatattattattattattattattaattttgatataaatttataatttataatacaaaataattattaaaaaaatgtgcCTAGACCAGATTACTGGCGCTAGGCCTCTGCCGCCCGCCTACTACCTATCGATTTTTCGAACATTGCCCCTTGTTGTATAGGCAATCCCTACTTCATAACATGCCGTGCTTGAACAACTAATGTTCCCCTGAAAAAAGGGActtaaaaaaaagaaccatTCTGAAACctaataagaagaagaagaatatattCCCCTGATGTTTCagattttgttcttttaccgaaaagaaaaaagaagattcTTGTTTCCCACTTTTCAATACAAACGTTGCATTGGATAAAGTCTTTTGTACCACAAATTTTGTGTCGACATGTATAATTGGATCAACGAGATAAATAGTGTAAAAACAGAATTCACACAAATAACCCTTGTGAGGATAAGAAGTCGACGAAAAATACAAAGGCACCAGAGAGCTCAAAGAGAATGGGCAAGTGTGTTTATGGAAATGGGTATATAATAGGCCTGGAAATGGGTATATATTGGCCCTTCAAACATTTTGGAGACTTGATAGATAGTGCTAATCAAAATTATACGACTCAAAGACTTGGATTATGACCAATTAGGTCTAACTCAATAAAAAAGACATTGAAGTGTAGGCAAATCTTCTCAAATTCTCATTTTATAATACTTTAGCagtgtgtgtgaaaaaaatctttttcctctttttatttataagaaaaaaagaaagaaaacagagttaaATTATGCCAATGACTAAAAAGATGTAACAGTTCCCTTACACATAAATTCGAATcttcttcttataaattattatatagtttaaaatattgcattaagaaaaaatgaaaaaacataaCTGAAATTaagtaaattgaaataacatCCACCAaagccacaaaaaaaaaaaaaaaaaaaaaaaaaaaaggggtcaACATGACTGAAAGAAGAAGGCATCACTCCTTAGCAAGGAAGCTATGACAGACCAGAAGAAAATGACCCTGTGGGGCCCTCATATAGGCATGTACAAGTTTCATGTTAGTATTCTTCCTCCGAAACCTTTCCCTCCTTTCTCTTTATATACCGTTTCTACCAACCCAAAAAACCCCAACACACAAAACTCTTGGTTATAGTACAACACACTGTAGAACCCCAAAAGCCTCTCACTCTCTCGCGcgcgcgcacacacacactctctctctctctctctgatctTTGCCTTTCTTTCAGCCATTGCCGATGTTAATGTAGAAAGGTACGGCCTTTGCTCCTTCCTTTGATCATATCTTGCCCTCTCTTGCTTACCATTGCTTTGttcaccttttttttcctttttcataaaTATTCCATtgattttctgggtttggCTTGCTTTTCTATCTTCAATTTTTGAACGAATTCCAGCTGTTTCCTAACTTTTCTGTGCTAATTTGCTGTTTTATTTGCTTGGTTAGTCTTTTTGCTTTAAAACCCATAACTTTACTTGCTCAGTTTTTGTTCCATTTGCTTTGCGCATTGCTTTGTCATATTGGTTAGCTGAAagctatttaattttttattattcatatgTAGAATCTTGAATTTCTGATCTTTCTTATATGATCACCGAGCGACTAGATATTATGAAGAGAATTTTAACTTTGGTGATCAAAAGGTGGCttattgttttgtaatttggaAGTTCTACTCCCTACCCTTGGATAGGTTACTGTCCAAGTTGAggtacaaaacaaaagaataaatGAACTGCTTTCTTATTTTCGGCAGATTTATTATGTAGGACGGaaattcttttgctttttctttttcttgaattcAAAGATTAtctgtatatattttgtttgttttcaatgTCAAGTTTTCGGTTTTGATAGGTTGATCATTCACACTGACAGCATTAAAATTTTTAAGCTCACTCAAATGTATTGACTTGTAATTAATCTGTCCATTTGTTTTTGGCTACTTATCACTTGGGTTGAACTCATCCAAagggttttctcttttctttctttgctttcttgTTCAAACTAACATAGTTAGGATGGTTGTTTAAGACTGATAAGCAAGATCCAGATATTGCATACTGAGTTGAGGTTATATGGGCATCAATTGAAGGgtgtgttttattttcttagggATCATTACAGTGTCTTGTATTAAGAATTATGGGCTATAGGTTCCTCCAAAGTCTGGAAACCATTGGTTTTCATTCCAATAAGATTTGTCCATTTTAGCTGTTTTGCAACGCAATCGCATATATTTTTAGCTGTTTGGTAGCAGGATATAAAAGGTTTTTTCCTCTAACTTCAGTGCACACTTGTTCACTGTCTTCGTGCATGTTTTTATGATAAggttataaaattatttgtttgttaccaaaaaaaatgtgggtattatatgaACTTCATGGTCCTAACACCAATTATAGTTATGATGCAATGtgattttgttgttcttgCTGTCATGTCTGTTATTAGTATTTGTGCTCATAAGTTGGAGCTTATTCATTCCTCTCTTACAACAGTGATCATAGTTACCTAATTGGAAATCTTGTCATTGAATGAACTGGTCAAATTAACATTTATAACTTGCTTATCCCTTGTATTTCTTAACTgtggatttcttttttctttttatctagGGAAGACAGAGATCACTAAggttaattgaaaaaaatttaaaactattttCCCAAATGACAAGTATTTACCCCAGTGTGGTTGTGGTTACAAAATGGCAAACTAACAATTTTAGTCACTCTATTTCATCTACACGTGCGTGTGCCTGACTCACTAACCTATGTATCAGTTTCTACCTATAAAatattactaaaatgtcctaCTGAGTTGTAACCTTGATGTTTTATTGCGTAAAGGGCATCCTATCAAACGTGTTTTTAATAACTTATAGTTGAAGACCTCTTGGATACTGATAGTTACTGAAGGAGCCCCAACTGTAACAGCACGAATGACTACATTTACACCTAAGGCTATTGTACACAAAAGATTTGGTAGCTCAGCCTGCTATAAAGTAGAGGAAGTGCACGAGTCCACGCAAAATGGATGTCCAGGGTTGGCCATTATGCAGAAGGGCCCTTGCCTTTATCGCTGTACCTTGCAGCTTCCAGAAGTTACGGTTGTATctggaatttttaaaaagaagaaggatgcTGAGCAATCTGCTGCTGAATTGGCCTTAGAGAAGGttggtttgttttcttttgtagaATCTAGTATTTGGATGACTATCCAGATGTAGTCGCAGTTATTGCCACTCCCATGAATGGTGATTTTCCATAAAGGCATGGAAATTCTGTTCAATGTTCAACAGTTATAATTAGAATTAAGATTTCGACATTGATCTGTCTAATCTTCTTATGGTTGTTGCTTCTACATCACCCATCTTAATCTGGACATTTGATTTGTCTATATTCAATATGattgtttgtcaattgcatGTATATGTTTTCATGTATAATGAGGCATGAGCAGTTGTCCTGCTTTGGCAGCTAATTAATTAGGCTCTTGTGCTGAGATTTGTCTTTGGCCAGATatggaaaataaaagttttaGATATATTTGAGTTTTGTTACCATAATTAGGAGGCAACTGCTTTTCATGTTCTACATCTTCAAAATGTTAATATATGTAGGGTTTAACATGTTTCAATGAATTGATACATTATCAAAGTATTGCTTCCAAGACtaagtgtttttcttttcttacttTATCAATATGGTTAGTAATGTTAATTTGTTTGCTGCAGCTAGGCATTAATCCCGCAACAAAAAGCCCTTCTCTGCAGGAAGCATGGGATGCTTTAGTCGCTCGtgtcagttttttattttcagatgAGGTTGGTAAACAGTTAAAATTATGCTCTGCCACATAACTAAAAGTTTAcatttaatttgattaaaaagtatatGATGACCATATTTCTTGTATCCTGGTTGTGGTCCAATATGTATGCAATAGCATTTTTCTATGTTAAAACTTTGTCCCTAAATCACTCGGTTGTAACACATGcttaattttttgtgtttactCTGTCAAATTCTTCTTTaccgctctctctctctctctctctctctctctctctctctctctctctctacttgtaattttgcttttgttgtcAATGTCTCAGTTTGCTGTGGTTATGTGAAAAAGAGGGTGAATTAGCTGATATACTTTTTCTTAACCTTGATTGCTTT belongs to Prunus persica cultivar Lovell chromosome G4, Prunus_persica_NCBIv2, whole genome shotgun sequence and includes:
- the LOC18780443 gene encoding probable 3-hydroxyisobutyrate dehydrogenase, mitochondrial isoform X1, whose product is MAIFYRVRSLNYVSKCFSSINALYLQSPIRRFYSEQATSHFESVGFVGLGNMGSRMANNLIKAGYRVAVHDINCNAMKKFSDMGVETKETPLEVAEASDVVITMLPSSSHVYDVYTGPNGLLHGGELRPWLLIDSSTIDPQTSRKLSLAVSNCTLKEKRDYAKKPAMLDAPVSGGVLAAEAGTLTFMVGGSEEAYLAAKSLFLSIGKNTVFCGGPGNGSAAKICNNLAMAISMLGVSESVALGQSLGISASTLTRVLNSSSGRCWSSDSYNPVPGVMEGVPSSRNYDGGFASKLMAKDLNLGATSAKEVGLKCPLTSQAQEIYTELCEDGHETEDFSCVFRHYYSGKNET
- the LOC18780443 gene encoding probable 3-hydroxyisobutyrate dehydrogenase, mitochondrial isoform X2: MFPNAFPQSTLFIFSLQYADFIQNKPRLILRNCNAMKKFSDMGVETKETPLEVAEASDVVITMLPSSSHVYDVYTGPNGLLHGGELRPWLLIDSSTIDPQTSRKLSLAVSNCTLKEKRDYAKKPAMLDAPVSGGVLAAEAGTLTFMVGGSEEAYLAAKSLFLSIGKNTVFCGGPGNGSAAKICNNLAMAISMLGVSESVALGQSLGISASTLTRVLNSSSGRCWSSDSYNPVPGVMEGVPSSRNYDGGFASKLMAKDLNLGATSAKEVGLKCPLTSQAQEIYTELCEDGHETEDFSCVFRHYYSGKNET
- the LOC18780443 gene encoding probable 3-hydroxyisobutyrate dehydrogenase, mitochondrial isoform X3, producing MAIFYRVRSLNYVSKCFSSINALYLQSPIRRFYSEQATSHFEVYDVYTGPNGLLHGGELRPWLLIDSSTIDPQTSRKLSLAVSNCTLKEKRDYAKKPAMLDAPVSGGVLAAEAGTLTFMVGGSEEAYLAAKSLFLSIGKNTVFCGGPGNGSAAKICNNLAMAISMLGVSESVALGQSLGISASTLTRVLNSSSGRCWSSDSYNPVPGVMEGVPSSRNYDGGFASKLMAKDLNLGATSAKEVGLKCPLTSQAQEIYTELCEDGHETEDFSCVFRHYYSGKNET